The genomic region GGCCGGCCTGCTCAGCGCCGCGCCCAGCAGGTAGCCGGACACCACCACAGCGGTCGCCAGCATCGCCGGGGCCACCGGTAGGTGCCACTGCCAGGACACCACCACGATCGAGGCCACCACCAGCGACCAGTTCGTGCCGTCCTGCTGCGCCCCGGCCGCGTGGGTCCACACCTGCGCCAGGCAGACCGCGCTCACCGCCAGCGCGTCCGCCGGGAGCAGCCACCACCGCGACCCGCGCCGCAACAGCACCGCGTAACCGAGGTTCCAGCCGTTGAACCCGAGCAACACCACCACGGCCACACCCGGCTCCCGTGGTGTGGCCGCGAGCAGCGCCACCGCGGTGGCCACCGCGACCACCACAACCCGCAGCACGACCGCATACCGCAGCCCCAGCCGCGCGAACTCCCGGCCAGCCGGCCCCATCCCCATCCCCCTGTTACCCCGCGTCCCACGGTATCGCGGAGGCTACCCGGAGTGAGATCCGGGGACTGCTCTAGACCGGTGACGCGCCCCGCCAGCGCCACCCGGTCTGCTGCCCCTTGCCCGGCAAGGAAATCCGGTTCGTCGCCCACAGCAAGCCCTGCCACGGACCGACCTCGCCGAGCTGCTCGGTGCGGTGCGGGAACATCCGGCTCAGCACCCGGGCACACGCCTCCCGCGGCGGATCCAGCGCCAGCCCCAGACCCTGGGCGATGTCGTGGCCGTGCACCAGCACCTCCACGCAGCCCATCCCGGCGAACCCGGCCGGATCCGCCAGCCCGGTCGGGTGGTAGGCGCGCACCTCCGGCCCGGCCGTGCGCACGGTGGAGGCCAGGATCCGCGCGCCGGTCACCGCGAACTCCAGCACCTCCGCCGCGCCGGCGTCCTTGTCCACGAACGCCTCGAAGCGCACGTACCGGCCGTCGGGCTGGGCCACCAGCTGGGCGGCGTAGGAGAGCAGGCAGTCGCCGAGGTGTTCGGCGGTGTGCCAGGCGGTCCAGTCGCCGGTGCCCGGGTGGGCCGACCAGTCACGGGTGGTGGCCGGGGCCAGGGTGTCGGCCAGGTGGTTGGTCAGGGCGTCCAGGTCGTCCGGGCTGACTGTCACCGGTTCAGCGTAGGGTTCCGGCAGGAAAATCTTGACTGGGGAGGACCCTGCCATGGCCAGCAAGTTCGCCGAGCTCGCCATCGACTGCGCCGATCCTGTCGGGCTCGCCCGGTTCTGGTGCGCGGTGCTCGGCTACCAGGTGCGGCACCAGGACGAGGAGATCGTCACCATCGGCTCGCCGCTGGTGCCGGAGGGCAAGGACCGGCCCGGTCCGGTGCCGCCGCTGCTGACCTTCGCGCTGGTGCCCGAGGGCAAGACCGCCAAGAACCGGCTGCACATCGACCTCAACCCGACCGACCGGGACCAGGCCGAGGAGGTCCGTCGCCTGATCGAGCTGGGCGCGCGGCACGCCGATGTCGGCCAGGGTGCGGGCGTCAGCTGGGTCACCCTGGCCGATCCGGAGGACAACGAGTTCTGCGTGCTGGCCACCCGCTGTCCCTGAGCGTCAGCCGGTCGGAGCCAGCCGGGCGGTGAGCTCGGCGTGGTCGGCCAGGAACCACACGTGCTTGCCGCGGTTGGTCTCGCGCAGGTAGCTCCTCAGCGCGCGGCTGCGGGCGGCGTGCGCGGACACGTCGCCGAGGAAGACCAGCCGGATGCCGTAGTTGACGAACTTCTGCGCGAAGTCGCCGAGCAGCCTGGTCTCCAGCCGGAAGAACTCCTCGGACAGCCGCGCCACCGGGATCACCACCGTGCCGGCCTGCTGGGACCAGGCCTCGCCGATCAGGTCGGTGGCGTCGCGCTCGGCGCCCAGCCGGTGGCCCTCGGGCGCGCAGTGCAGCACCGGGACGCCGTGGATCTGCTCAACCATGTCGACTCCCTTCGGCGGTGAGGAACTCCAGCTCGGAGTCCTGTGGCGGCACCAGGTGCCCGATGCCGGGCAGTAGGTGGACGGTGGCCCGCGGCGCGTGGGTTTCCAGGCGTTGCTTGGTGATCGCGGCATCCCACATCACGTCGTCCGCGCCCACTACGACGTGCAGCGGGATGTTGAGATTGGCCAGCTCGTCGTCGGTGAAGACCGGGAGCTCGCCGCCGCGGTGCCGGTAGTGCGTGGACATCCGCACGGTGTGCTCGACCACCGCGTCCAGGTCCACAGTGGACAGTTCGCGGCCGAGCATGCCGATCACCGTGCGGCGCTTGCCCCAGCGGCCGAACGGGGCCAGCAGCACCGCCTTGAGCAGGTAGCCCTTCAGTGGTCTGCTCAGGCCGGGCGGACAGGTCAGCGCGAGCCGGTGCACCCTGGCCGGGCGGCGGATCGCGTAGTCCAGGGCCAGCCAGCTGCCCAGCGAGTAGCCCATGATGGCCACTTCGGTCAGGCCGAGCTGGTCCAGCACCGCGTCCAGCCACACCGCGTACCGGTCCGTGCCCGGATCCGGCCGGGACGGCGCGCTCAGGCCCGGCTCGCCGATGATGTCGACCGCGTGCACCCGGAAGTACGGGATCAGCTCGGTGAAGCGGGCCACCCACTGCGCCGAGTTGCTGCCCGAACCGTGCAGCAGCACCAAGGGCGGCGCGGTGGCCGGACCCGCCGAGACCACGAAGGTCTCGCCCTCGGGGGTCGGCACGTGCCGCTGTTCGGGCGTCCCCGGCCAGGCCGCCAGCTGCGCCCGGTAACTGTCGAGCAGCAGCTGGCGGCCGGATGGGGAGCGGTAGATGTCCTGTTGCGGCATGTGGATTACCGTAACATGCCGCAAACTTCCGTCAAGAGGCGCTGATAGGGAATGTTAGGGAGTGTGAGCGCCGCCATTGATGACGAAGGTGGAGCCGGGTTCACGGACGATGTGCCCGGTGGCGGAGTTGGTGATGGTGACGTTGGTCAGCGTGGCGCTGCCCCGCGCCCCGCCCATGGCCAGGATTCCCGCGCCGTTGTTCGACTTGTCGATGCGCACGTTGGTGATCGCCACGTTCGGCATCTCCCCGCCGCCGGTCTTGAACTGGATGCCGTCGTAGGTGGAGTCCAGCACCTCGGTGTCCCTGATCACCACGCCCGGGATGGGCAGGTTCTGCGGGAACAGGGTGATCGCGCCGAACTTCTGTGCCTCGCCCCAGAACACCCCGCCGCAGCGGTGCAGCGCGTTGTTGGCGATCAGGGTCTGCCCGGAGAACGGCAGCGGGTCGTGGTCGGTGGCCAGCATGATCCCCGGGTAGTTCATGGTGTCGTGGATCAGGTTGTTCTCGATCCGGTTGCCGTAGCCGCCGTAGACCGCGATCCCGTTGGCGCGCCAGGGCAACTGGATGGTGTTGTTGACGAAGTGGTTGTCGTGCGCGATGTCTGTGGACTGGTTCTTCACGTACTTGTTGGCCCACACCGCGAGCGCGTCGTCACCGGTGGTGCGGAAGGAGGAGTTGAACACCTTGGAGTTGCGGGTGCCGTTGGTGAAGTTGATCCCGTCGGCGTAGGTGTTGCGGATCCGCATGCCGCTGAGCTCCAGCCCGTCGCCCGGCCCCCACAACTCGGGGATGTTGTCGAAGTCGCGGCCGACCCAGACCCCCACGTTGGCGTGCTCGATCCAGACGTTGCTGATCTTGGTGCCGGTGCCGAAGCGGCCGTTGAGCCCCACCCCGCCCTCGGCGTTGCCGTCCCCGCCGCGGATCCGGCCGGAGCCGAAGATGGCGATGTCGGAGATCTGGGTGTTCTGGTCGATGTCGAAGCCGAAGTTGCCCTCGTGCGGATGGTTGATCCCGCCGGTGGCCAGGTGCGGCTCGGTCAGCGTGTACAGCTGCGAGTGCCACATGCCCGCGCCGCGGATGGTCACGTTGCTGATCCCGACCTGGTTGAACTGACCCCGGTTGTGCGGGTCGTCGGTGAGGATCTTCTTCTCCTGCCGCCACTGCCCGGCCGGGATCCACACGCAGCCGATCACGCCGTTCTGGTCGTCGGTGACCGCGCGCTGGATGGCGTCGGTGTCGTCGTTGCCGTCGTTGGGGACCGCGCCGTAGTTGGTGATCGAGGTGCACCCGGCGGGCTGGCTGGCCGGGGGCGCGACCTGCTCCAGGTCGATCAGGTCAATGATGTAGAACGCGGCGGTGTCCCCGGCGTCGCGCTGCAGGCGGAACCGGGTGCCGGGCGGGTAGGAGCTGGCCAGCAGCGCGTGCGACTCGTCGAACAGCCGCCGGGCGTCCGGCTGCGGGCGGTTGGTCAGCGACTCGGGGCCGTCGCTGTTGCCGTAGAGCCAGCTGTGCCGCGAGGACAGGGTGAGCTTGCGGAGGAAGGTGTCGTTGACGTACAGGCTGATGGTGGCCTCGATGCCGCCGCCGTCCGGCGCGTCCGGGATCGAGTTGCGCACCACGATCGAGTTGGCCTGGTTGGCCGAGGTGAACTCCACGAACTGCCCGGTGCTGGTGAGGCGCACCGACTGCCGCCCTGATGACTCGGTGGCGAAGTTGGTGTGCCCGAAGGTGCGCAGCGGGTCGGCGCTGAGCAGCTGGCCCTGGTAGCGGGCGGTCTCGGCCTCGTACTCCGCGTAGGGCACCGCCGCGCCGCGGCCGACCACGATCGAGTGGGACAGCGAGTTGTTGTTCTCGTTGGTCTCGGCCAGCACGCCGGTGGCGTCCGCGGTGGCGGTGATGGTGGCCCCGCCGCTGGTTGCGGTCCAGCTGCCGTTGACCGCGACCGTGCTCTCCGCGCCCGCGGCGATCGGGCCGGTGGGGGTGTTCAGCGTGCTGCCGCCGACGGTCAGCCGGGTGACCGTGCTGCCAGCGGTGCTGGTGCCGCGGTTGCGCAGCCGCACGGTGAAGCTGACCTGCGCGCCGACCGGCGGGCTGGCCGGGTTCGAGGCGACGCCGAGGACCTCCAGGTCGGGGCCCGGGGCCTGGGCCACGGACAGCTGGTTCGGCGCGGTGTGGCTGTTGTTGGCGTCGTTCTGCTCGACCACGGTGTTGTTCGGGTCGACCAGCGCGGTCACCGGGTAGCTGCCCATCGGCCTGGTCCCGGCGCTGACCGAGACGCTGGCCGCGCCGCCCGCGGCCAGTGCGCCCACCGGGGCGCTGCCGACCACCGCGCCGCCCAGGCTGAAGTTGACCGTGGTCGCGCCGGCGGCCGCCGAGCCGGTGTTGCGGACCTGGGCGGTCAGCGTGATCTGGTCGGTCTCCACCGGGCTGGGCGGGTTCCAGCTGACCGAGGCCACGGTCAGGTCCGGGTTGGGCGCGGGGGTGCCGATGACCTGGAGCTCGCCGACCTGGCCGCCCGGTGCGCCGGTGTTGCCGAAGAACTGCAAGCGCAGGTCGGCGGCCCGGCCGGTGACCGGGATGGTGACGGTGTTCTGGTTGCCGTGCGGGTCGAAGCGGTAGTCGGCCCGGTCGCGCAAGGAGGTGAACGCCGCGCCGCCCTGGTCGCGGCCGAGCACCTGGATGCTCTGGGTGCGCGCGGCCCAGATCGGGTCGGGGTTGAGCTTGAGCACCACCGAGTCCAGGTCGGCGTTGGCGCCGAGCTTGACGGTCAGCGTGGCCGGGTAGCCCGCTGACTCCCAGTAGCTGCCGAGGTTGCCGTCGTTGGCGTGGCCGGCCACGTAGTTCTGGGTGGTGGAGGATGCCTCGATCGCCTTGCCCCTGGCCAGGTCGGCGG from Crossiella sp. CA-258035 harbors:
- a CDS encoding VOC family protein gives rise to the protein MASKFAELAIDCADPVGLARFWCAVLGYQVRHQDEEIVTIGSPLVPEGKDRPGPVPPLLTFALVPEGKTAKNRLHIDLNPTDRDQAEEVRRLIELGARHADVGQGAGVSWVTLADPEDNEFCVLATRCP
- a CDS encoding alpha/beta hydrolase; amino-acid sequence: MPQQDIYRSPSGRQLLLDSYRAQLAAWPGTPEQRHVPTPEGETFVVSAGPATAPPLVLLHGSGSNSAQWVARFTELIPYFRVHAVDIIGEPGLSAPSRPDPGTDRYAVWLDAVLDQLGLTEVAIMGYSLGSWLALDYAIRRPARVHRLALTCPPGLSRPLKGYLLKAVLLAPFGRWGKRRTVIGMLGRELSTVDLDAVVEHTVRMSTHYRHRGGELPVFTDDELANLNIPLHVVVGADDVMWDAAITKQRLETHAPRATVHLLPGIGHLVPPQDSELEFLTAEGSRHG
- a CDS encoding maleylpyruvate isomerase N-terminal domain-containing protein, coding for MTVSPDDLDALTNHLADTLAPATTRDWSAHPGTGDWTAWHTAEHLGDCLLSYAAQLVAQPDGRYVRFEAFVDKDAGAAEVLEFAVTGARILASTVRTAGPEVRAYHPTGLADPAGFAGMGCVEVLVHGHDIAQGLGLALDPPREACARVLSRMFPHRTEQLGEVGPWQGLLWATNRISLPGKGQQTGWRWRGASPV
- a CDS encoding CARDB domain-containing protein; the protein is MHWKQLSRRLTTALLATGLLSAGLPAATALAAPADLARGKAIEASSTTQNYVAGHANDGNLGSYWESAGYPATLTVKLGANADLDSVVLKLNPDPIWAARTQSIQVLGRDQGGAAFTSLRDRADYRFDPHGNQNTVTIPVTGRAADLRLQFFGNTGAPGGQVGELQVIGTPAPNPDLTVASVSWNPPSPVETDQITLTAQVRNTGSAAAGATTVNFSLGGAVVGSAPVGALAAGGAASVSVSAGTRPMGSYPVTALVDPNNTVVEQNDANNSHTAPNQLSVAQAPGPDLEVLGVASNPASPPVGAQVSFTVRLRNRGTSTAGSTVTRLTVGGSTLNTPTGPIAAGAESTVAVNGSWTATSGGATITATADATGVLAETNENNNSLSHSIVVGRGAAVPYAEYEAETARYQGQLLSADPLRTFGHTNFATESSGRQSVRLTSTGQFVEFTSANQANSIVVRNSIPDAPDGGGIEATISLYVNDTFLRKLTLSSRHSWLYGNSDGPESLTNRPQPDARRLFDESHALLASSYPPGTRFRLQRDAGDTAAFYIIDLIDLEQVAPPASQPAGCTSITNYGAVPNDGNDDTDAIQRAVTDDQNGVIGCVWIPAGQWRQEKKILTDDPHNRGQFNQVGISNVTIRGAGMWHSQLYTLTEPHLATGGINHPHEGNFGFDIDQNTQISDIAIFGSGRIRGGDGNAEGGVGLNGRFGTGTKISNVWIEHANVGVWVGRDFDNIPELWGPGDGLELSGMRIRNTYADGINFTNGTRNSKVFNSSFRTTGDDALAVWANKYVKNQSTDIAHDNHFVNNTIQLPWRANGIAVYGGYGNRIENNLIHDTMNYPGIMLATDHDPLPFSGQTLIANNALHRCGGVFWGEAQKFGAITLFPQNLPIPGVVIRDTEVLDSTYDGIQFKTGGGEMPNVAITNVRIDKSNNGAGILAMGGARGSATLTNVTITNSATGHIVREPGSTFVINGGAHTP
- a CDS encoding DUF4180 domain-containing protein; this translates as MVEQIHGVPVLHCAPEGHRLGAERDATDLIGEAWSQQAGTVVIPVARLSEEFFRLETRLLGDFAQKFVNYGIRLVFLGDVSAHAARSRALRSYLRETNRGKHVWFLADHAELTARLAPTG